From Saprospiraceae bacterium, one genomic window encodes:
- the rdgB gene encoding RdgB/HAM1 family non-canonical purine NTP pyrophosphatase, producing the protein MIEFIFASSNTHKLTEIKSILPDWIRVRSMSEIACAVELPETGHTLEDNAQEKLMAFYKIVGKDCFSEDSGLEVDALGGAPGVNTAIYSGSRNAMDNMELLLSEMKHIANRRARFRTVIALHLRGQIHLFEGRVEGMIAESMAGNSGFGYDPIFIPNGYKHTFAQLPEEIKSSISHRAEAVQKMCRFLESYK; encoded by the coding sequence ATGATAGAATTCATTTTCGCATCATCCAACACCCACAAGTTGACTGAGATAAAATCAATTCTCCCGGATTGGATTCGTGTCAGAAGCATGTCAGAAATTGCTTGCGCCGTTGAATTGCCGGAGACAGGACACACACTGGAGGACAATGCACAAGAGAAGTTGATGGCATTTTACAAAATCGTTGGGAAGGATTGTTTTTCAGAAGATTCAGGATTGGAAGTGGATGCACTTGGGGGAGCGCCGGGAGTTAATACGGCCATTTACAGCGGAAGCCGGAATGCCATGGACAACATGGAATTGTTATTGTCTGAAATGAAGCATATTGCCAATCGCCGTGCTCGTTTCCGCACCGTAATCGCACTCCATTTGCGGGGTCAAATCCATCTGTTCGAAGGTAGGGTGGAAGGGATGATTGCTGAATCAATGGCAGGAAATTCAGGTTTTGGATACGATCCGATTTTTATCCCCAATGGATATAAGCACACATTTGCCCAACTGCCGGAAGAAATAAAAAGCTCGATCAGCCACAGGGCGGAAGCGGTGCAAAAAATGTGCAGATTTTTAGAATCTTACAAATAA